In Brassica rapa cultivar Chiifu-401-42 chromosome A06, CAAS_Brap_v3.01, whole genome shotgun sequence, a single window of DNA contains:
- the LOC103874190 gene encoding protein NLP1: MEEDGGSDGGEGNGGFSPNSSFGAFPEMPMDLDLDELFFDGCWLETTDLKQSEETASASNAVNDNTPFLYFSENSFQENVSNEETERTPNQEPLNQVASSSEQAEKFLLEEAEVARRWWIAPRGSEGPSSSVKERLLRAISGLDEAVPDKDFLVQIWVPFQQEGKNFLTTLAQPHLFNQKYSSLAKYRHVSETYNFPADEGSKDVGLPGRVFLQKLPEWTPDVRFFRSEEYPRIKEAQKCDVRGSLAVPVFERGSGTCLGVVEIITTTQKMNYRPELENICKALEAVDLRSSSNLKTPSTEFLQVYNDFYYAALPEISDFLASVCRSYDLPLALSWAPCDRQGKGGSRHSDENFSQCVSTIDSACFVLDDQSKCFLEACSEYHLLQGEGMVGKAFKETKLFFVPEVTIFSKTNYALAHHAKVSGLHAALAVPLKGKSNGLVEFVLEFFFPKSCIDTEAKEKMLKSLSVTLQQDFRSSNLVIDKDLELEVVLPDGEDMVLSESPLNGAETEESLREVHMQDSSQMIKANEKGKDKKDESKLSSGMDNSQLDSVPNNVPSGAEPGGLRVDAGPSTEPASTGGGSMLGSRRPGDKRRSKNEKIIGLEVLQQYFAGSLKDAAKSIGVCPTTLKRICRHHGITRWPSRKIKKVGHSLKKLQVVMDSVQGAQGSLPLDSFYSSFPALSSPNMSSNGPSLKNKEQIQHLAEDKPAPRSPSSSCSGSSTNTANTLQVAEEADAVLKKAHSEAELHKTFKEPPLLENLAGSSSNKSLRAGGGIKVKATFGEAIIRFTLPPSWGYRELEQEIARRFSIDDVSWFDLKYLDDDKEWVLLKCEGDLEECIDIHRSSQSQTIKISLHDAFQVKLGGSFGSTGAS, translated from the exons atgGAAGAGGATGGTGGCAGTGATGGAGGAGAAGGAAATGGTGGGTTTTCACCTAATTCTAGCTTTGGGGCATTCCCTGAGATGCCTATGGATTTGGATTTGGATGAGCTCTTTTTTGATGGATGTTGGCTAGAGACAACAGATTTAAAACAGTCAGAAGAAACTGCTTCAGCTTCAAACGCCGTGAATGACAACACCCCTTTCCTCTACTTTTCTGAGAACTCATTTCAAGAAAACGTTTCCAACGAAGAAACAGAGAGAACGCCGAATCAAGAACCTTTAAACCAGGTTGCATCAAGTTCCGAGCAAGCAGAAAAGTTTCTACTAGAGGAAGCTGAGGTGGCAAGGCGTTGGTGGATTGCTCCAAGAGGAAGTGAAGGcccttcttcctctgtgaaggaGAGACTCTTACGAGCTATAAGCGGTCTCGACGAGGCCGTGCCAGATAAGGACTTCCTTGTGCAGATATGGGTGCCATTTCAGCAGGAAGGGAAGAACTTCTTGACCACTTTGGCTCAGCCACATTTATTCAACCAAAAATACTCGAGCCTTGCGAAATACAGACATGTTTCAGAGACTTATAACTTCCCTGCTGATGAGGGCTCGAAAGATGTTGGTCTCCCCGGCCGAGTTTTCCTGCAGAAACTGCCTGAGTGGACTCCTGATGTACGTTTCTTTAGGAGTGAAGAGTATCCGCGCATCAAAGAAGCGCAAAAGTGTGATGTCCGTGGGTCGCTTGCTGTCCCTGTGTTTGAAAGAGGTAGTGGGACTTGTTTGGGTGTTGTTGAGATCATCACAACAACTCAGAAGATGAATTACCGGCCAGAACTTGAGAATATCTGTAAAGCTCTTGAg GCTGTGGATCTAAGGAGTTCAAGTAACTTGAAAACTCCAAGCACTGAG tttctgCAGGTGTATAATGATTTCTACTATGCTGCTTTACCTGAGATATCAGATTTCTTGGCCTCAGTCTGCAGATCATATGATCTCCCTCTAGCTTTGTCATGGGCCCCGTGTGATCGGCAGGGGAAAGGTGGATCTCGACATTCTGATGAGAACTTTTCTCAGTGCGTTTCGACAATAGATTCCGCTTGCTTTGTCCTGGATGACCAGAGCAAATGTTTTCTGGAAGCATGTTCTGAATACCATCTTCTCCAAGGGGAAGGCATGGTTGGGAAAGCATTCAAGGAGACCAAACTGTTTTTTGTGCCTGAAGTGACCATATTTAGTAAGACCAACTACGCGCTTGCGCACCATGCTAAAGTGTCTGGACTACACGCTGCTTTAGCAGTCCCGTTAAAGGGCAAAAGCAATGGTTTGGTGGAGTTTGTGTTGGAGTTCTTCTTTCCAAAGTCCTGTATTGACACTGAAGCGAAAGAGAAGATGCTTAAGTCACTGTCTGTGACTCTGCAGCAGGATTTCAGGAGTTCAAATCTTGTCATTGACAAAGATTTAGAGTTGGAAGTCGTATTGCCTGATGGAGAGGACATGGTACTCTCAGAGAGCCCACTAAATGGAGCAGAAACTGAAGAGTCTTTGAGAGAAGTTCATATGCAAGACTCCTCCCAAATGATAAAGGCTAACGAGAAGGGTAAAGATAAAAAAGATGAATCCAAGCTCTCATCTGGCATGGATAACAGTCAGCTTGATTCAGTCCCCAATAATGTTCCTTCAGGAGCTGAGCCAGGAGGACTCAGAGTCGACGCAGGTCCAAGTACCGAACCAGCTTCCACTGGTGGTGGGAGTATGTTAGGGAGTAGAAGACCAGGGGACAAGAGAAGATCCAAAAATGAAAAGATCATTGGCTTGGAGGTTCTTCAACAGTACTTTGCAGGAAGCCTCAAGGATGCAGCCAAGAGCATTGGTG TTTGTCCAACTACCTTGAAAAGGATATGCAGGCACCACGGAATAACAAGATGGCCTTCCCGGAAAATCAAGAAGGTTGGGCATTCGTTGAAGAAACTGCAAGTCGTTATGGACTCAGTTCAAGGTGCACAGGGATCTCTCCCACTCGATTCATTCTACTCAAGCTTCCCTGCGTTGAGCTCCCCAAATATGTCCAGTAATGGCCCTTCCTTGAAAAATAAGGAACAGATACAGCATTTGGCAGAGGATAAACCAGCACCAAGGTCACCATCATCTTCTTGCTCTGGTTCAAGCACCAATACTGCAAACACTCTGCAGGTTGCTGAGGAGGCTGATGCTGTATTAAAGAAAGCTCACAGTGAGGCCGAACTTCACAAAACATTCAAGGAGCCTCCTCTTCTTGAAAATTTAGCAGGTAGTAGTAGCAACAAGAGCTTAAGAGCTGGAGGGGGCATTAAAGTGAAAGCAACATTTGGTGAGGCCATAATACGGTTTACTTTGCCTCCGAGCTGGGGCTACAGAGAGCTGGAGCAAGAGATTGCTAGGCGTTTCAGCATAGATGACGTTTCCTGGTTTGATCTCAAGTACTTGGACGATGATAAGGAATGGGTTCTTCTGAAATGTGAAGGGGATCTCGAGGAATGTATCGACATACATAGATCATCACAGAGCCAAACAATTAAGATAAGTCTGCACGACGCTTTTCAAGTCAAACTGG